A genomic segment from Corylus avellana chromosome ca5, CavTom2PMs-1.0 encodes:
- the LOC132182398 gene encoding uncharacterized protein LOC132182398 isoform X2 translates to MWSWSYAEAGFIFRAGIMYTSNEDELGQQLRSNMFSLTGTGFFGAVGRSINLGGQTALALRLLLAVFSSKISSDINRPFGDEFRAARKVSEEVGAQIVLGDRPIEITLERAWNSLTWTKKLSLVSSVIRGITSSSDMSRKSLKVPSSDDGTLQLYEQLSFSYPSLLQPLIHERDTYLAWSLKRSKAVNNSKRVVGVIGKGHMNGVIYALVSDQGNLRFRDLAGKRPDGDGSNRWLDSLLKGLVRDTVIGVLLWAFYEQIKGVQ, encoded by the exons GGTTCATTTTCAGAGCTGGAATTATGTACACTTCCAATGAAGACGAGCTTGGCCAACAATTACGttcaaatatgttttctttgacTGGGACTGGGTTTTTTGGTGCTGTTGGCCGTAGCATAAACTTGG GTGGTCAAACCGCTCTAGCACTACGTCTACTGCTGGCAGTTTTTTCCTCAAAAATCTCATCAGATATCAACCGCCCTTTTGGTGATGAG TTCCGTGCTGCTCGAAAAGTATCTGAAGAAGTTGGCGCACAAATTGTTTTGGGGGATCGGCCAATTGAGATAACG CTTGAAAGGGCTTGGAATTCTCTGACATGGACTAAGAAACTGAGTTTAGTGAGCTCAGTTATTCGCGGGATAACATCATCATCTGATATGTCTAGGAAAAGTCTCAAG GTACCAAGTTCAGATGATGGCACCTTGCAGCTCTACGAGCAgctaagtttttcatatccatcACTCCTGCAGCCTCTTATACACGAACGAGACACA TACCTTGCATGGTCACTAAAGCGGAGCAAAGCTGTGAATAATAGTAAAAGAGTGGTGGGGGTGATTGGAAAGGGCCACATGAATGGTGTGATATATGCACTTGTATCAGACCAGGGAAACTTGCGGTTTCGGGACCTTGCAGGTAAGAGGCCAGATGGTGATGGCTCCAATAGGTGGCTTGATAGTCTTCTTAAGGGTTTGGTTAGAGACACTGTGATTGGTGTTCTGTTGTGGGCATTTTATGAACAGATAAAAGGCGTACAATAG